A genomic stretch from Candidatus Methanomassiliicoccus intestinalis Issoire-Mx1 includes:
- the purQ gene encoding phosphoribosylformylglycinamidine synthase subunit PurQ, which produces MDTKDIKVCVLRIEGTNCEDETNEAFRMLGASVETIHLKQLTSDVSPALRRSLEDYHILAFPGGFSAGDYVRAGAIFAARMKSALAGDLQKFVESGKPVLGICNGFQILVELGLLPAMGKTMSDFPQSALYTNDSARFECRPTFLRHDNRGRCLFTSQIPQGKVLMIPSAHAEGNLKFPSDMQSKYLEKLEENDQIVFRYVNPNEDEVSYPWCPNGSISQIAGICNEGGNVLGLMPHPERVMFRFQHPDWTRSKECPDGAGDGRAVFQSVLDSVKKSF; this is translated from the coding sequence ATGGATACAAAAGACATAAAAGTCTGCGTACTGAGGATAGAAGGCACCAACTGCGAAGATGAAACGAATGAAGCCTTCAGAATGCTGGGTGCGTCTGTAGAAACAATCCACCTTAAGCAGCTCACATCTGATGTCTCTCCGGCATTGAGGCGCAGTCTGGAAGACTATCACATACTGGCATTTCCCGGAGGCTTCTCAGCTGGAGATTATGTCAGAGCCGGTGCGATCTTCGCAGCCAGAATGAAATCTGCTCTCGCAGGGGACCTGCAGAAGTTTGTGGAGTCAGGCAAACCTGTGCTGGGAATCTGCAACGGCTTTCAGATCTTAGTCGAACTGGGACTTCTGCCGGCCATGGGCAAGACAATGAGTGATTTTCCTCAGTCTGCCTTGTATACCAACGACTCTGCCAGATTCGAATGCCGCCCGACATTTCTGAGACATGACAACAGGGGCAGGTGCCTCTTTACATCTCAGATTCCGCAGGGAAAGGTGCTCATGATTCCCTCTGCTCATGCAGAAGGCAATCTGAAGTTCCCGTCAGACATGCAGAGCAAGTATCTGGAGAAGCTTGAAGAAAACGACCAGATCGTATTCAGATACGTCAATCCCAATGAGGATGAAGTCTCATACCCCTGGTGCCCGAACGGTTCGATCTCGCAGATCGCCGGTATCTGCAACGAAGGCGGAAATGTACTTGGTCTGATGCCTCATCCTGAAAGAGTCATGTTCAGATTCCAGCATCCTGACTGGACAAGATCAAAAGAATGTCCGGATGGAGCTGGAGACGGCAGGGCAGTCTTCCAGTCTGTACTGGACAGCGTAAAAAAATCTTTCTGA